The Pseudodesulfovibrio senegalensis nucleotide sequence AAGGTCGTTGCGGGTCAGCCCGTGTTCACACACGCGGCGAAGATCCTCCTGCGCCGCACTGGCCACCCCGTGCGCCTGCAATCCTTTTTCCGTGAGCGCATACAGCACGGTGCGCCGGTCGTCCTGCCTGCGCCGGGACGAAATCAGGCCGTCTCGTGACATGCGCCGCAATGTGTTTGCCAGCGTGGGTTGTTCCACGGGGACGGTGTTCAAAAGCTCTTTCTGGCTCAAGGTACGAGTGGGCTGCAGGGCGCGCAACACGGGTATCTGGCCGGGGCGGACATCATAAGGATCCAGCCGGGAACGCAGTGCGCGACCAACCATGCGCTCAAGAGCGGCAAGATGGTCAAAAATATATTCATCCACTTGAAACGGCATGGGAAAACCTCATTTAAATAGCGTGCTATATGAAGATGGATAGCAGGCTATGTGTTTCCGGTCAACGGGGGAATGGATGCAGAGGTTTACGCCGGGAAAAGGAAGAGGTAGGTTGCGCGCATGAATGTGGTCATCAATGTAGACGATTCCGGGCTGCACCCGGCCGTGCGCCGCGCCGTGCAGGATCTGCATGCCCGGGGCATGGTCAGCTCCACCACGGTGCTGGCCAACGGTCCGGACGTGGAGCAGGCCGCGAAGATGCAGGGCGTGGGCCTTGGCGCGCATTTGAACCTGCTGCGGGGGCGGCCTGTGCTTCCCGCGGACAGGGTCACTTCGCTGGTCGGGGAAGACGGATTGTTTCTTGGCGATTACACGGCGCTGTTCGCCCGGTATGTGACCGGACGCATCGACCATGCGCAGGTGGAGGCCGAATTGGATGCCCAGATCGGGCGGCTGCGGGATTTGGGCATCGAGTTGACCCATTTCGACAGCGAAAAGCATATCCACGCATGGCCCACCATCATGCACGCCGTGGGCAAGCTGGCCGCGCGCCACAACATCCGCTGGGTGCGCAGGCCGCGCGAGTGCTCGGAATTCACCCGTCTGGACAAGGGCGGGGTGCGGGTCAAGTTCCTGAGCCTGTGTTCCCTGCTGCAGCGGCGGCCCAAGGGCGTGGACTGGCCGGATTCGCTTTGGGGCATTGCGGATCAGGGCAGGGACTTGTTGCCGCAGGCCTTTCTGGAGTATACGACCCGTCATGAACTGAACCGCCCGGACGCGGTGGTGGAAATCTGTTGTCATCCGGGACTTCCCAAGGCAGGGGACGGCCCGCTGCCCGCAGAATTCGGGCCCATGCGCGTGGACGCCCAGTGGCAGGATGAATACGATGCCCTGTGCAGCCCGGATTGGGCCGGAGTGTTCCGCGAACTGGGAGCCGAGATCGTCAGCTATGGCGATATCGAGCCGCGAAAATGAGCAGACAAAATCATGAGGAACAATATACATGGATATTGAAGTCAGCGTTGTGACGCCCATGCACAACGAGGAATTGTGCATCGAGGAATTTCATCGCCGGATCAGCACCACGCTGACCGGTGCGGGCTACTCCCACGAGATCATACTGGTCAACGACGGGTCCACGGACCGCACCCCCCGGCTCATGCGCGAGCTTTCCGAAGGGGATCCCAACCTTGTGGGCGTCAATCTTTCGCGCAACCGCGGCCAGTGCACGGCCATCTATGCGGGCATCCAGCAGAGCCGCGGCCGCTATGTGGTCATCATGGACGGCGACCTGCAGCACAAGCCCGAGGAAGTGCCCTCGCTGGTGGAGGCCATGAAAAAGGACGGCGGGTATGACCTTGTTTCCGGCATGCGACAGAAGCGCAGCGAATCCAAATGGCTGCGGCTTGTACCGAGCCGCGTGGCCAACTGGATGATCCGCAAGGCCAGCAAGTGCGAGGTGCACGACATGGGCGGGCTTTCCTGTCTGGACGGCGAACTGGCCCGCAGCCTGCACCTGCGCGAAGGCCATCACCGCATCATCCCGGCGCTGGTCTACCGTATGGGCGGCCGGGTAACGGAAGTGCCCACCTCGGCCCCGCCCCGGTTCGCGGGCAGCAGCCATTACGGCATCGGCCGTTCCGTGGACGTGCTTTTCGACATCGTGACCCTGTGGTTCCAGAATTCGTTCAAGCAGCGGCCCGTGTACCTGTTCGGCCGCATTGCCCTGGCCCTGTTTCTGGCGGCCTCGCTGCTCATGGCCTGGGTGCTTTTCGAAAAAGTGTTTTTTGGCGAACACATGGGCAACCGTCCTCCGTTCTTCGGAGCCATACTCTTTTATCTGGCCTCGCTGGGGTTCATGTCCACCGGGTTCATACTGGAGGCTCTGGGCGACACGATGGATTCGGTCATGAACACGCGGCCCTATGTGGTGCGCGACATCCTGAAGAACGGCAGGACCGAACGGCCGAACGGCAACGGTCAAAATTAGGACTTGCCAACCCTCTGACCCCGGCGTACAAGTCATCCGATAGAAAGTCGGCGAACAGCCAACACCAAGGAAGCATTTATGATCGGTTCAACCAACGCTGCAATCAACTCCGTGGATCTTTCCCGATCCGGGGGAGTGGACCGTCCTGTGGTGAGGCTTGTGCGCTGATTCGGGCACAATGCGGTATTTCAGGGGCGGTCCTTCCGGGGACCGCCTTTTTTTCATGGCAAATTCGGACAGGCAGACCGTGTCGGAAAGAGATACGGATATGCAGATACACGGCAAAACAAAAATACATTTCAGGATAATACGATAATGAACAGGATCATGCATCGACTGCACAACCGCTGGAAAGCCCGGGGCGGCTACCGGGAAGCCCTGAACATCGGCATGCCGCTGGTGGTCAGCATGGCTTCGACCACAGTGATGATGTTCACGGACAGGGTCTTTCTGGGCCGCTATTCCGTGGATGCCATTGCCGCGGCCTTTCCGGCCAGCATAGCCTATTTTCTTTTCTATTCCTTCTTTCTGGGAACAATCGAGTACGTGAGCGTATTCGTTGCCCAGTACACGGGGGCAGGCCGCACGGACCGCGTTGGCGCGGCCATGTGGCAGGGGGTCTACTTCTGCATCCCGGCCACCATCATTCTTGCCGTGCTCGGCATGGTTTGCGGCGATATTTTCGCCTTGGTGGGCCATGATCCGGCCCTGCGCGAAATGGAAACCGCCTATTTCAGGACCGTGGCCATGGGCAGCGGTTTCGGACTGGTGGGCGTGGCCCTGTCCTGCTTTTATTCGGGCCGGGGGATCACCAAGCCGGTCATGGTGGTGAACATGATCGCCGCCACCGTGAACATTCCCCTTGATTACATGCTGATCAACGGCAAGTGGATATTCCCGGAAATGGGCATCACCGGCGCCGCGCTGGCAACGGTGGCCGCCTATGTGGTCACGTTCGTGCTGCTGGTGAAGCTGGTGTTTACAACAGACCACAACAAACGGTTCAACGTGTTCTCCGGCTGGCGGTTCGATAGGTCCCTGTTCGGACGATTCATGCGTTTCGGCCTGCCCGGGGGCATCCAGTTCTTTCTGGACATGTTTGCCATTTCGTTTTTCGGGGTCATGGTGGGCAAGTTTACGCTTGTGGAGCTGGCCGCATCCAATATGGCCATTTCCGTGGACACCTTGGCCTTTCTTCCGGCCATCGGCATGTCCATCGCCGTCAGTGTCATGGTGGGGCAGGCCATGGGCAGCAACAACCTGCGCCGGGCCGAATATGCACTCAAGAGCGTGCTGCATCTGGTGTTGCTGTACATGGGCGGCATGGGGCTGGTATTCGTGCTGGCTCCGGAGTTCCTGCTGGGCCTGTTCCGCGCCAACGGCATGAGCGACGCCGAGTTCGCACCCATTCTTGCGCTGGGCGTGGTGCTCATGCGTTATGTGGCTCTGTTCACGCTCATGGACGCGTTGGCCATCGTATACATGGGGGGGCTCAAGGGCGCGGGAGACACGCGCTTCATCATGTGGGGCATCGGTTGCTCGTCCCTCGGGGTCATGGTCGTTCCCCTGATCCTGCTCTACAATTTTACGGACATGAATATACACGGACCGTGGTTGTGCCTGCTGCTGTATGTCATGGTCCTGTCCGGCCTTTTCGTTTGGAGATTCAGGACCGGGGTCTGGAAGAGGCTGCGGGTCATCGACTCCGCGGATGTCGTCAAAACCGGCTCGGCTTGACGCCTGCCTGGCTTTCAGTACCCTGAGTCCATGGCGTTGCAACGGTTGGAATCATGCCTGCGCGGTCTGGCCGGGGCGGGTGAGCACGTAGTGATCGCGCTTTCCGGCGGGGTGGACAGCTCCCTGCTTGCGGCCGTGGCTGGGCGCCAACTCGGCGGCGCATCCGTTCCTGTGTCGGCCGTGACCATAACCAGCGAATTGGGATTTGCGCGCGATGCAAACGCCGCCCGGGTGGTTGCCGCCGAGGCCGGGATCGAGCACGTCTGTTTGCCTGTGTCACTGCTGGATGACGAGGGAATACGCGCCAACGGGCCGGATCGCTGCTACTGGTGCAAGCGCGCCATGTTCAGCGCCATGCGCCGTTGTTTCGGCGACCGGGCCGTAATCATGGACGGAACCACGGCAGATGACGACCCGCAACGGCCGGGCATGCGTGCAGCCGCTGAACATGGCGTGGTCTCGCCGCTGGCCCGGGCTTGTCTGGTCAAGGAGGCCGTGTGCCGGGAGGCGCGCCTGCTCGGCGTGAGCACGCATGACAGGCCGTCGGACAGTTGCCGGGCAACGCGCATTGCCACGGGCACGGATCTGCGCGCCGTGCCGTTGATCATGGTTGAAACCATCGAGGAATTATTGCTGGCCAAGGGATTGCGCCATGTGCGCCTGCTGGTTGATGAGCTGATGATAACCGCGCGTCATGCGCCGCATAACGGGGGAATCGATGATTTCCTGCGTTCGGATGTTCACGCCCTTGCCGCACGGTACGGGTATGAACGGGTGCGTTTTGCGCCGTGGGAGCACTGGGATGGATGATATTCTGGACAGGTTCGCGCAGGGGGAATTGACCCGTGAACAGGCCCGCAAGGCCTTGGTGTCCCTCGGCTGCGCGCAGGTTGCAGTGGGTCGGCTGGATACGGGGCGGCTGGAGCGGACCGGGCAGCCCGAAGTTGTCTTTTGCCAGGGCAAGACCCCTGATCAGGTGGCGATCGCCATGCAGGGGCTGTACGCGCATCATGGCCGCGCATTGGGCACCCGTGCGGACGCCGACCAGTTTGCCGCTGTGGAAGCCCTGTTGCCGGACTGCGAATATGATCCGGTATCCTCCGTGCTGCGGGCCGGGAACACCATGGAAACGATTGACGGCAAGCCTGCGGTGGCCGTGATCAGCGCGGGAACAGCGGATTTGCCTGTGGCCGAGGAAGCGGCTCGCTGTGCGGCGTTTCTGGGATGCCGTGTGGAGCGGTATCATGATTGCGGCGTGGCCGGGTTGCATCGTTTGCTGGACGTGCGTGCCGACCTGGAGCAGGCCGGGGCCGTGATCGCCGTGGCGGGCATGGACGGCGCCATGGCTTCGGTGCTGGGTGGCCTGTCTGCTGTGCCCGTGGTGGCGGTTCCCACCAGCGTGGGCTATGGCGCGGCCTTCGACGGGTTGGCCCCGCTGCTTTCCATGCTCAATGCCTGCGCGCCGGGTGTGGCCGTGGTCAATATCGACAACGGGTTCGGGGCTGCGGCCTTTGCCGCGCGCATTGTGCGGGGGGCGAGCCGGGAATAGTTTTTTGCCCCTGGCGGGCAGCGTATGTGTTTCCGGTCTCCGCTGTTTCGCTACACCTTTTTTGCGGATGCTTGCCGCTTTTGCACCATATCACTGCACCCGGCATCCAAAACCACGGCCCGCCCTGCTCAAGCAGGGCGGGCCGTGGCGCAAAAAAATGTGCGAGTGAGGTTTGAGGGGGGCTTTTTCAAAAGCCGCCCCTCAACTTTTCACGTATTAATCGTCGAGGTTGAGGTCTTCCCCGGCCATGACGCGGTTCATGTTGCGCACGGCGCACATCTTGCCGCACATGGAGCAGGTGTCCTCGTGTTCGGGCTTGGAGGATTCGCGGTATTCCATGGGCCGCACCGGGTCCATGGCCAGTTCGAACTGCTTGGGCCAGTCGAGGTCCGCACGCGCCTTGGACATGGCGTTGTCCCATTCTCGGGCGTTGGGAACGTTCTTGGCTATGTCGCCGGCGTGGGCGGCGATGCGGGTGGCCACGATGCCTTCCTTCATGTCGTCGAGCGAAGGCAGGCGCAGGTGTTCGGCCGGTGTCACATAGCACAGGAAGTCGGCCCCTGCTCCGGCGGCAATGGCCCCGCCGATGGCGGCGGTGATGTGGTCGTAACCGGGAGCCACGTCCGTCACCAGCGGTCCCAGAACATAGAAGGGTGCGCCGTGGCAGAGTTTTTTGGCGATGAGCACGTTGGCCTCGATCTCGTTGAGGGCCATATGCCCCGGGCCTTCGATCATGACCTGTACGTTACGTTCCCAGGCGCGCTTGGTCAGCTCGCCCAGCACGATGGTTTCCTGAATCTGGGCGGCGTCGGTGGCGTCGTGGATGGAACCGGGGCGGCAACCGTCGCCGAGGCTCAGGGTCACGTCGTGTTTTTCGCACAGCTCCAGCAGCCGGTCATAGTGCTCGTAGAACGGGTTTTCCGCATCGTTGAGCTTCATCCACGAAAAAAGCAGGGAGCCGCCGCGCGAAACAACGCGGGTCAGGCGTTCGTCTTTTTCGACCTGTTCTGCGGTCTTGCGGTTCAAGCCCGCGTGGATGGTCAGAAAGTCCACGCCGTCCGCAATGTGCTGCTCCACAACACGGAAGAATTCGTCCACCGAGATGTCTTTGAGGTCTTTTTCCAGAAAGCCCACGGCGTCGTAAATGGGAACCGTGCCGATCATGGCCGTGGATTCCTGCACCAGCCGTGCCCGGAATTCCTGTGTCTTGCCGAAGCAGCTCAGGTCCATGATGCCTTCGGCTTTCATGGCCAGGGCAGAGCGGACCTTGTCCATTTCGGCTTCAACGTCCTGGCAGTCCTTGGAAATGCCGAGGTTGACGTTGACCTTGGTGCGCAGTCCGCGGCCGACCCCTTCTGGGTCGATGCTGGTATGGTGCACGTTGGCCGGAATGATGGTCTGCCCGGCTGCGATATCCGCCATGAGGCTTTCCACCCCGACGGATTCCTTTTCTGCCACACGTTTCATGTGGTCGGTGACGATTCCCTTGCGGGCAGCGTCCATTTGTGTGGTATAACTCATTGAATCTCCTCATACTGGGGACAGGATATCCTGTGTGGATATGGTGGGTGGCAAACGATTGACCGGATGTGCGGGAATGTCAAGGACCCGAACGAATATCATGCGCGGGGCCGTTGCCGGGGGCGGGTTGAGGTTGCCCGCAGGCCGTGCGGAAGGTATAGGGAATGATAAGAATCGGTTATTGGCTTGGATCATGATCATCATTGACCTTTCATCACCGATTGATCACGGCGGCATGCGCACAGAAACGCATGTGGAGAGGGTTGTGGTCGTTTGAAGATGGATGTGGAGAAAACCATGAGTACCTTGTTTCTGGACTGTACCACCGGAGTCAGCGGCGATATGCTGCTGGCATCCCTTGCGCACGTTCTGGAACAGGTGCGCCCAGTGGCGTCCGGGGCGAATTTTCTTCGGCAGGAGCTGGAAAGGCTCGGCTTGGACGGCTTTGAACTGCGTCATTCCCGGCAGTTGGTGGCCGGGATATCCTGTTTTCGCATGGAAGTGTTCCAGACCGCAAAACAGCCATTGCGGCATCTTGCGGACCTGACCCGGATGCTGGCGGAATCCCGCGTGCCGGGACCGGTTCGTGAACAGAGTCTTCATGTGTTGCAAACCCTTGCTCATGCAGAAGCAACGGTGCATGACATCCCTGTGGACACGGTGCATTTTCACGAAATCGGAGCCGTGGATACCGTGGTTGATGTCGTTGGAGTATCAGTGCTCATGGCGGCGCTTGCTCCAACGCGGATCCTGTGTTCGGCCGTGGATCTGGGCAGTGGGTTCGTGGATATCGCCCACGGCCGCATGCCCGTGCCGCCGCCCGCGTGCGCGGAATTGTCCAAAGGCATGGCCGTGTTCGGTTCGGACGCGGCCATTGAGCGTGCAACGCCCACCGGGCTGGCCTTGCTCAAGGGCATGAATCCGGAATTCTCGACATTGCCGCCCGGCATTGTCGAAGGCGTTGGATACGGTTGTGGTACGCGTTCCAGTGATGCAAGTCCTTCTTTTGTGCGCGCGTTCATGATCATGGAACTCGATCACACGGCCGTCATGACGGAGCGGGCCGCAGGAGACGAATATGCGAAGTGACGTGCGGGTGGTGGTGGCCCGGTACAATGAGGACGTTGCGTGGCTGGAGCAGACCGGCCTCGATTACGTTGTGTACGACAAGGGACCGGATCCGGTTGCCGATGCACGGATACTGCCGAACATCGGGCGAGAGGCCCATACCTATCTGACCCATATCGTGCGCGAATGGGATTCGCTTGCGCCGCATACGGCCTTTGTGCAGGGCGACCCTTTCGACCATCTGGACCCGGACCGGGCCACGGGACCGCAGGACCTTGCGGCCATGATCATTCGGTGCGCGGAGCGTGGCGTACCGTTTCGCGGCTTTGCCTGGTTCAAACTCAAGTGCGACGGGCTGGGCCGCCCACATGACCTGAACAAGCCCGAAAACGAGGGACGATGGGCCGGATGGGGCAAGGACATTCCCGTGGAGCGTGTTTTCCGTGAGCTTTTCAATGCGGAACCGCCGGCGCACTATGTTGCGCGTGCTCCGGCCGGACTGTTTTGCGTGTCTGCGGCTCGTGTCCGCACCCGGCCCAGGGCCATGTACGAACACGCCTTGCGGTTGATTGAAGACGATCCGCACGACGCCGAGAACACCGGGCACGCCTTCGAACGGCTCTGGCAGTTGATTTTTAATGGCAATACCCTGTGGAATAAGGATACATACGCATAATAACCCCGGGTCGGCGGTAACCGTCCGCCGCTGAACCGATACCATTGGAGAATATTGCGGATGCGATTGCCCCTGAACCTGAGCATGGCTGTTTCCTCTCTTTCGGCGCACAAGGTGCGCGCCGTGCTGGCCATGCTCGGCGTTTTTCTGGGGGCGCTGGCCTTTACCGGCGTGCAGCACGTTTCCGCCATCATGGTGCGCAAGGCGGTCATGGAAACAGAAAAGCTCGGACCCAACCTGTACGCCGTTGTGGCCGGGCAGATACGTTTTCGCCGCAGCGGCGGGGTGCGCGTGCGCGGCAACCGGGCCAATTTCCGGGTGGCGGATGCCCGCGCGGTCATGGACGGCGTGCCCTCCGTGCTCTCCGGAACCCCCTTTGCCAGCACGGACGATCTGCTCAAGGCCGAGGGCAACGCCCTGACCGCCCGTGTCTACGGCACATGGCCCACATGGCCCGAGGTCCGGAGCGTGAGCCTGGCGCAGGGCCGTTATTTTACCGAGCGGGAGCTTGAAGAACGGGCCATGGTCTGCGTGCTCGGTCCCACCGTGGCCGAACGGCTGTTCGGATCGCCGGAAAAGGCCATGGGAAAGATCATGCGTATTTACCGCGCCCCATTTAGGATCATCGGCATCATGGAACCCAAGGGCCGCGACCTTGCGGGCGATAATCAGGACGAGTTCGTGTTCATGCCTCTGACCACCTTCATGCGCCGCGCCTCCAACGTGGATTACATCAACGGCGTTTTTTTGCGGCTGGCCAAGGATGCCGACATTGCCGTTGTGGAGGATGCAGCCCGAAGAGTCATGCGGCGGCAGCACAAGCTGGGCAAGGGGCAGGCGGACGATTTCAGCCTGCTGGCCGCACGCGATACCATCCGTCTGCAACAGCAGGCGCTGGACCTCATGTCCACGCTGGGCGTGATCACTTCCGTGGTGTCCTTCGGTGTGGGCGGCATGGGTATCCTGTCCATCATGATTCTGGTGGTGCGTGCGCGAAGGGTGGAGATCGGCGTGCGCCGGGCCGTGGGCGGCAAGCGCAGCGACATCGTGCGCCAGTTCCTGTTCGAGGCCGGGCTCATGGCCGGGGCGGGCGGCGCCTGCGGCGCATTGGCCACCCTTGTCCTTGTTCTGGGCCTGCACCAGTTCGCTTCCCTGCCCTTGATAATCCTGCCCGAAAGCCTGTTGCTGACCATGGCCGGTTCCTGCGTGCTTGGGCTTGCGGCAGGGGCCTATCCGGCCTGGCAGGCCGCGCATATCGAGATTCTGGACGTGCTCAAGAGCCAGGGGTGATCCTGGCGGACGAGCGTGGGTGATTTGTGTTGTTTTTGGCTTTTTTTGCACGTTGCATTCCCGCGCGCCTCGCGTATATTTTCATGAAACGACTCGAAACAGGAGGCCTGATGGTGAAATCGCCTGTCGTCAAAACCGTATGTACGGCCGTGCTTCTGCTGGCTTTGCTGGCCGGGGCCGCGTGGGCCGCGAAGTATGTCTGGGTGGCATCGCAGGGCGCCACCCTCAAGAAAGAGCCGACCGCATCGGCGCAGGTGACCGCCCAACTCAGGCTGCACGAGCGTCTGGCCGTGCTGGAGCGCAGCGGTCGTTGGTACAGGGTGCGCAACAACGCAGGAAAGTCCGGGTGGGTCTACCGTGGCCGCATTACCGGGGCACAGCCCAAAAAGACCACCTCCAACAACACCGCGCTGTTCGGCGACATGTCCAGCGATGTCCGCGCAGACCGCGCCACCACGGACCGGGCAGTGCGCGGCCTGAATCCGCAGACCGAACAATATGCAAACAGCACCAGAACGCCGCAGGAGTATCGCAGGGCGCTGGACACGGTTTTGGATCGTTCCATAACTCGTCAGGATGTTGAGGAATTTCTCAAGCGCGGCAAGGTGGGTGAATATGCACAGCAATAAGAGCATGATCGTGCCGCGCTCGCGGC carries:
- the larC gene encoding nickel insertion protein — protein: MSTLFLDCTTGVSGDMLLASLAHVLEQVRPVASGANFLRQELERLGLDGFELRHSRQLVAGISCFRMEVFQTAKQPLRHLADLTRMLAESRVPGPVREQSLHVLQTLAHAEATVHDIPVDTVHFHEIGAVDTVVDVVGVSVLMAALAPTRILCSAVDLGSGFVDIAHGRMPVPPPACAELSKGMAVFGSDAAIERATPTGLALLKGMNPEFSTLPPGIVEGVGYGCGTRSSDASPSFVRAFMIMELDHTAVMTERAAGDEYAK
- the thiC gene encoding phosphomethylpyrimidine synthase ThiC, with amino-acid sequence MSYTTQMDAARKGIVTDHMKRVAEKESVGVESLMADIAAGQTIIPANVHHTSIDPEGVGRGLRTKVNVNLGISKDCQDVEAEMDKVRSALAMKAEGIMDLSCFGKTQEFRARLVQESTAMIGTVPIYDAVGFLEKDLKDISVDEFFRVVEQHIADGVDFLTIHAGLNRKTAEQVEKDERLTRVVSRGGSLLFSWMKLNDAENPFYEHYDRLLELCEKHDVTLSLGDGCRPGSIHDATDAAQIQETIVLGELTKRAWERNVQVMIEGPGHMALNEIEANVLIAKKLCHGAPFYVLGPLVTDVAPGYDHITAAIGGAIAAGAGADFLCYVTPAEHLRLPSLDDMKEGIVATRIAAHAGDIAKNVPNAREWDNAMSKARADLDWPKQFELAMDPVRPMEYRESSKPEHEDTCSMCGKMCAVRNMNRVMAGEDLNLDD
- the larB gene encoding nickel pincer cofactor biosynthesis protein LarB, whose product is MDDILDRFAQGELTREQARKALVSLGCAQVAVGRLDTGRLERTGQPEVVFCQGKTPDQVAIAMQGLYAHHGRALGTRADADQFAAVEALLPDCEYDPVSSVLRAGNTMETIDGKPAVAVISAGTADLPVAEEAARCAAFLGCRVERYHDCGVAGLHRLLDVRADLEQAGAVIAVAGMDGAMASVLGGLSAVPVVAVPTSVGYGAAFDGLAPLLSMLNACAPGVAVVNIDNGFGAAAFAARIVRGASRE
- a CDS encoding ABC transporter permease; its protein translation is MRLPLNLSMAVSSLSAHKVRAVLAMLGVFLGALAFTGVQHVSAIMVRKAVMETEKLGPNLYAVVAGQIRFRRSGGVRVRGNRANFRVADARAVMDGVPSVLSGTPFASTDDLLKAEGNALTARVYGTWPTWPEVRSVSLAQGRYFTERELEERAMVCVLGPTVAERLFGSPEKAMGKIMRIYRAPFRIIGIMEPKGRDLAGDNQDEFVFMPLTTFMRRASNVDYINGVFLRLAKDADIAVVEDAARRVMRRQHKLGKGQADDFSLLAARDTIRLQQQALDLMSTLGVITSVVSFGVGGMGILSIMILVVRARRVEIGVRRAVGGKRSDIVRQFLFEAGLMAGAGGACGALATLVLVLGLHQFASLPLIILPESLLLTMAGSCVLGLAAGAYPAWQAAHIEILDVLKSQG
- a CDS encoding asparagine synthase-related protein; this encodes MALQRLESCLRGLAGAGEHVVIALSGGVDSSLLAAVAGRQLGGASVPVSAVTITSELGFARDANAARVVAAEAGIEHVCLPVSLLDDEGIRANGPDRCYWCKRAMFSAMRRCFGDRAVIMDGTTADDDPQRPGMRAAAEHGVVSPLARACLVKEAVCREARLLGVSTHDRPSDSCRATRIATGTDLRAVPLIMVETIEELLLAKGLRHVRLLVDELMITARHAPHNGGIDDFLRSDVHALAARYGYERVRFAPWEHWDG
- a CDS encoding DUF3431 domain-containing protein gives rise to the protein MRSDVRVVVARYNEDVAWLEQTGLDYVVYDKGPDPVADARILPNIGREAHTYLTHIVREWDSLAPHTAFVQGDPFDHLDPDRATGPQDLAAMIIRCAERGVPFRGFAWFKLKCDGLGRPHDLNKPENEGRWAGWGKDIPVERVFRELFNAEPPAHYVARAPAGLFCVSAARVRTRPRAMYEHALRLIEDDPHDAENTGHAFERLWQLIFNGNTLWNKDTYA
- a CDS encoding glycosyltransferase family 2 protein, producing MDIEVSVVTPMHNEELCIEEFHRRISTTLTGAGYSHEIILVNDGSTDRTPRLMRELSEGDPNLVGVNLSRNRGQCTAIYAGIQQSRGRYVVIMDGDLQHKPEEVPSLVEAMKKDGGYDLVSGMRQKRSESKWLRLVPSRVANWMIRKASKCEVHDMGGLSCLDGELARSLHLREGHHRIIPALVYRMGGRVTEVPTSAPPRFAGSSHYGIGRSVDVLFDIVTLWFQNSFKQRPVYLFGRIALALFLAASLLMAWVLFEKVFFGEHMGNRPPFFGAILFYLASLGFMSTGFILEALGDTMDSVMNTRPYVVRDILKNGRTERPNGNGQN
- a CDS encoding MATE family efflux transporter, encoding MNRIMHRLHNRWKARGGYREALNIGMPLVVSMASTTVMMFTDRVFLGRYSVDAIAAAFPASIAYFLFYSFFLGTIEYVSVFVAQYTGAGRTDRVGAAMWQGVYFCIPATIILAVLGMVCGDIFALVGHDPALREMETAYFRTVAMGSGFGLVGVALSCFYSGRGITKPVMVVNMIAATVNIPLDYMLINGKWIFPEMGITGAALATVAAYVVTFVLLVKLVFTTDHNKRFNVFSGWRFDRSLFGRFMRFGLPGGIQFFLDMFAISFFGVMVGKFTLVELAASNMAISVDTLAFLPAIGMSIAVSVMVGQAMGSNNLRRAEYALKSVLHLVLLYMGGMGLVFVLAPEFLLGLFRANGMSDAEFAPILALGVVLMRYVALFTLMDALAIVYMGGLKGAGDTRFIMWGIGCSSLGVMVVPLILLYNFTDMNIHGPWLCLLLYVMVLSGLFVWRFRTGVWKRLRVIDSADVVKTGSA
- a CDS encoding MarR family winged helix-turn-helix transcriptional regulator; protein product: MPFQVDEYIFDHLAALERMVGRALRSRLDPYDVRPGQIPVLRALQPTRTLSQKELLNTVPVEQPTLANTLRRMSRDGLISSRRRQDDRRTVLYALTEKGLQAHGVASAAQEDLRRVCEHGLTRNDLRYFRKILSQMTQHIEKDLNEPALFLADVVDTPRS
- a CDS encoding ChbG/HpnK family deacetylase; its protein translation is MNVVINVDDSGLHPAVRRAVQDLHARGMVSSTTVLANGPDVEQAAKMQGVGLGAHLNLLRGRPVLPADRVTSLVGEDGLFLGDYTALFARYVTGRIDHAQVEAELDAQIGRLRDLGIELTHFDSEKHIHAWPTIMHAVGKLAARHNIRWVRRPRECSEFTRLDKGGVRVKFLSLCSLLQRRPKGVDWPDSLWGIADQGRDLLPQAFLEYTTRHELNRPDAVVEICCHPGLPKAGDGPLPAEFGPMRVDAQWQDEYDALCSPDWAGVFRELGAEIVSYGDIEPRK
- a CDS encoding SH3 domain-containing protein → MVKSPVVKTVCTAVLLLALLAGAAWAAKYVWVASQGATLKKEPTASAQVTAQLRLHERLAVLERSGRWYRVRNNAGKSGWVYRGRITGAQPKKTTSNNTALFGDMSSDVRADRATTDRAVRGLNPQTEQYANSTRTPQEYRRALDTVLDRSITRQDVEEFLKRGKVGEYAQQ